In Streptomyces sannanensis, the DNA window CTTCTACCGGGAACTCGGTTTCTCCCTCGAGGAGATCGGGGCCATCCTGGAGGATCCGCACGCCAATGCGCTCGATCATCTGAGGGAGCGGCACCGGCTGCTGACCGAGGAGATCGCCAAGCTGCAGAGGCTGGTCGAGGTCGCCGAACAAGCCATGGAGGTACGGCAGACGGGAGTCGAGCTGACTCCCGAGGAGCGGTTCGAGGTCTTCGGGGAGGTCGCCTTCGACCTCAGCTACGCGACGGAGGCCCACCTCAAGTGGGGGCGGAGCAAAGGCCATCAGGAAGCGATGGCCCGCGCCGCGACCCATACGAAGGCGGACTGGCGGCAGATCATGACCGAGGCCGCCGCATGGCGGACCCGGCTGATCGCCGCATTCGACTCCGCGGAGGACGCGGAGAGCGACCCGGTCATCGCTCTCGCCGAGGAGCACCGCCGGCACATCACCCGCTGGTTCACGCCCTGCCCACCGGAAATGCACTGCCGCATCGCCGACGACTACGTCGAGGACGCCCGTGCCTTCGCCTTGGTCGTACCCCCTTCCGAGCAGCGGCCCGGCCTGGCCCGGTTCCTGCACACGGCCGTCCACGCCAACGCCGGACGGCTTTCCGAGGAGTCCTGTGAAGATCCTGATCATGGCAGCCGGGTCCCGCGGTGATGTCGCCCCCTACACCGGTGTAGGCGTCCGCCTCCGGGCGGCCGGTCATGAGGTCGCGCTGGCCACGCACCAGAGCTTTGCCCCGATGGTGAAGGAGAGCGGCCTGGAATTCCGTGTGCTGCCCGCCGATCCCCGCACCGGTCCGCCCACTGCCGACGGCGAGAAGCGTGGTGGTGGGTCCCTGCTGCGCAAGGCGTCCGCCTTCGTCCGGGAGCTGGGCGCGGGCATTGCCGATGCCGCCGGGCAGGGTGCGGACCTGTTGCTGCTGTCCACCACGACGGCTCCGCTGGGCTGGCATGTGGCGGAGGCGATGAACGTGCCCGGCCTGGGCCTGTATCTGCAGCCGGTGGCACCCACCGCGGCCTTCCCGCCCGTGGTGGGCGGGGGAAGGTCCCTGGGCCGCTGGGGCAACCGGGCCGCGGGGCGGCTGTCGCTGCGGGTGGTCGACCGCATCCACGCGAGCGCGGTGAAGGAGCTACGGGCCCGGCTGGACCTTCCCCCCGCCGGCCCGAGGGCGGTCCGCCGCCGTCAGGAGAGCGCCGACTGGCCGGTCCTCCATGGCTTCAGCCCGGCCGTGGTACCCCGACCGCCCGACTGGCGCGCAGGCCTGGAGGTCGTAGGCAACTGGTGGCCCCACGTTCCGGAGGACCACGAACTCTCCGCAGAGCTCGAGGACTTCCTCCGGGCCGGCCCGCCGCCCGTGTTCATCGGCTTCGGCAGCATGGCCGGTGGCGAGGGGGAGCGGCTGAGCGATCTGGCCGTACGGGCACTGCGCCGGGCCGGGGTCCGCGGGGTGCTCCAGGCCGGCTGGGCAGGGTTGGCGGCATCCGGCGACGACGTGATGACCGTCGGCGAGGTGCCGCACGCCTCGCTCTTCCCCCGGATGGCCGCGGTGGTCCACCACGCCGGCGCCGGTACGGCGGCCGCGGGTCTACGGGCCGGGGTCCCGGTGGTGCCGGTGCCGGTGATGGCCGACCAGCCGTTCTGGGCCGGGCGTCTCACGGCGCTCGGCGCGGGCACGGACCCGATTCCCTTCCGGGAACTGTCCGTCGACCGGCTCGCGGAGGAGATCAGGCACGCGGTGGGGGAGCCGTCGTACCGGGACGGAGCAGCGAGGGCCGCCCGGCGGATGGGCGAGGAGGACGGCGCGGGCGCAGTGGCCGAGGCGGTCGCGAGGTTCTGCGCGTAGCCATGGGCCTTTCTCCCGGCCCCGACGATGGGTGGTCCGTTCCAACAGCCGGCCCGTCGTGACGTCCCGGGAGGACGGGACGGCGGGCCCA includes these proteins:
- a CDS encoding MerR family transcriptional regulator; the protein is MSYSVGQVSGFAGVTVRTLHHYDTAGLLTPSDRSPAGYRLYSDADLARLQQILFYRELGFSLEEIGAILEDPHANALDHLRERHRLLTEEIAKLQRLVEVAEQAMEVRQTGVELTPEERFEVFGEVAFDLSYATEAHLKWGRSKGHQEAMARAATHTKADWRQIMTEAAAWRTRLIAAFDSAEDAESDPVIALAEEHRRHITRWFTPCPPEMHCRIADDYVEDARAFALVVPPSEQRPGLARFLHTAVHANAGRLSEESCEDPDHGSRVPR
- a CDS encoding glycosyltransferase, with protein sequence MKILIMAAGSRGDVAPYTGVGVRLRAAGHEVALATHQSFAPMVKESGLEFRVLPADPRTGPPTADGEKRGGGSLLRKASAFVRELGAGIADAAGQGADLLLLSTTTAPLGWHVAEAMNVPGLGLYLQPVAPTAAFPPVVGGGRSLGRWGNRAAGRLSLRVVDRIHASAVKELRARLDLPPAGPRAVRRRQESADWPVLHGFSPAVVPRPPDWRAGLEVVGNWWPHVPEDHELSAELEDFLRAGPPPVFIGFGSMAGGEGERLSDLAVRALRRAGVRGVLQAGWAGLAASGDDVMTVGEVPHASLFPRMAAVVHHAGAGTAAAGLRAGVPVVPVPVMADQPFWAGRLTALGAGTDPIPFRELSVDRLAEEIRHAVGEPSYRDGAARAARRMGEEDGAGAVAEAVARFCA